A window from Pseudomonas alloputida encodes these proteins:
- a CDS encoding nuclear transport factor 2 family protein, whose protein sequence is MTGITVALIDEIVEAFNRHDIEKILTYFSDDGEMVSASGNQGRGSSFKGKESIEAALRSRFTACPDIQWVDGETWVNGSKAVSEFRVVANLPDGSKLNTLGCDLWEFANGKIVKKDTYYKQ, encoded by the coding sequence ATGACTGGTATTACCGTTGCTTTGATTGATGAGATCGTTGAAGCATTTAATCGGCACGACATCGAAAAAATTCTCACTTATTTCAGTGATGATGGTGAGATGGTCAGCGCAAGTGGCAACCAAGGTCGTGGATCAAGTTTCAAAGGTAAAGAAAGCATTGAGGCCGCACTGCGATCGCGGTTCACGGCCTGCCCAGATATCCAGTGGGTGGATGGGGAAACCTGGGTTAACGGCAGCAAAGCCGTATCAGAGTTCCGGGTCGTCGCCAATCTTCCAGATGGGAGCAAGCTCAACACGCTTGGTTGCGATCTGTGGGAATTTGCAAATGGGAAAATCGTAAAAAAGGACACGTACTACAAGCAGTAG